The genomic segment AAGAACTAGGTTTCCAGATTTGGAATAGATATAGTAGGGATCAAGAGCCTGACAGCCAGACATGAAAACAACGATGAATTGGTGAAATGCGGAATTTTAGAAATTATTACAGGTTAATCTGTTAGTgagtaattttttatttattagttgTTGCTTTAAAATGAATCAGTGAGACAATAACGCACGTTTTGTAGAATTCCCCCATCATTGCTCGTTCTCTTTTGACCCTAGATTCCGGATCCGGCTCAGGGTCGGGCTCGGATTCGGAACAGGAACGACCCAGGTCGGTAAGCAATGGTTCAGGCAGCGAGAGCGAGCCGGAGGACCGCGACGACGAGGACGACGAGGAGGACGGGCGCGAGGCAGGCAACCCTAGCAACAAGGAGCTGTTTGGAGACGACAGCGAGGAGGAGCACGGCAGCCAGCACAGCGGCAGCGACAACCGCTCCGAGAGGTCGGACAACCAGTCCGAGGGCAGCGTGCGCTCGGAGCAGGAGGACAACGAGCAGCCCAGCGGCTCCGACGGGcaccaggaggaagaggaggaggaagacgaAGGCGGGCACAGGTCGGATGTAGGCAGCCCTCAGTCGGAAGCTGGCAGCCATCGGTCTGAGGGCGGGAGCCCCCGTTCCGAGGCCCCCAGCCCGCACTCGGAGGCGGGCAGCATCCGCTCGGACGCAGGCAGTGCCCACTCGGAAGCTGCCTCCCCTCGCTCGGACGACGGTGGGAGCCCTCGATCGGACCCGGGGACCCCCCGGTCTGGACCGTTGACCCCACACTCTGAGGGGGAGGGATCGGTGAAAGAGGCGCATTCAGAGGACGAGAAGTGGGACGCACAGGCCAAGAGCGACCAGTCAGACGACGAGGAAAAGCCCCGGCATACGGATGAGGAACATGGGCACTCCGACGAGGAAGCTGAAGAACGGGAGCATAAATCAGGTAGGAGGTGAATGGAGAAATTCCGTAACGATCTTGCCAGTGCACTTTGCGGGTGACGTGGTGGTGTTTGCAAAAGCATTCTTTGTGACCTGAGTTTTACCGTTCTGGGTTGTAAAATCTGATGTGATCTGATGTTgggattttcttttcattttatagaATCTGCAAAAGGCAGCGACAGCGAAGATGATTTTGtgagacaaaaacacaaaaggacAGCCGCTTCAGATTCAGACTCGGACAGTGACGCCGGAGAAGAAAAAGGTATGAAGTCGCCCTGCGTACTGAGTGTGAAGTGCATGAATCGGCAGAAGGTGGCACAAGTTAGCAGAAGTTTCAGAAGGTGGCACTGGCTCCCTGAAGCCTGGATAGAACTGAATTGTCTCTGGTCTTTCGCTGTCGCAGATTTCAGCAGAGTAGTGCTGTATGGCCCTGAAGCTAGGGATGGCTTTGATTGATTTTTAGCTAGGGAAAAGCTGGACAGGCTGAGACCACTATACAGAGTTTCCTGCTTCTTCATTTAAGTCAAGAGTTAATAATGCGGGCTGGTTAAGGGCAGAATTATATTACAGAGGAATCTACATCCTTAAATTTTCCTTGTAGTTTTCATTAAGAACTTTTAGGCTTAATTATTGTTGATGATTTAAGTGTCTCTCTCTGAGTAAAAGCCCTTGTTTGTCTCATCTGGATTAAGACTTGTCCATGTCATGTTTTCCTTATCCAGGCAATAAGCCTGCAGCCAGTGACCTCTTTGGGGAAGCAGATGACATCTCCTCAGACAGCGACGCAGAGAAGCCTCCTACTCCTGGACAGCCCATGGTAAATCAAGTCCAATGTCTCTCCAATCCTCATCTAAATGTGGAAATTGTGAAAGGATTTTTCTTTGCTTAGCCATTATGTGTCCGGTGCAGTGCTTCCGTGAGTCTCACAGCTTTTTGTACTGCAGGACAATGACGATGGAATGGACAATGAGCAGCAGGAGGAAGAACAAGTGCCAGAAACAAGGATAGAAGTAGAGATTCCCAAAGTCAACACAGATTTGGGAAGTGATTTGTACTTTGTAAAGCTGCCCAACTTCCTTAGTGTGGAGCCCAggtgaatagttttttttaatatacagcaCACAGATG from the Lepisosteus oculatus isolate fLepOcu1 chromosome 5, fLepOcu1.hap2, whole genome shotgun sequence genome contains:
- the leo1 gene encoding RNA polymerase-associated protein LEO1; translation: MADMDDLFGSDGDSDNEQRDSGSGSGSGSDSEQERPRSVSNGSGSESEPEDRDDEDDEEDGREAGNPSNKELFGDDSEEEHGSQHSGSDNRSERSDNQSEGSVRSEQEDNEQPSGSDGHQEEEEEEDEGGHRSDVGSPQSEAGSHRSEGGSPRSEAPSPHSEAGSIRSDAGSAHSEAASPRSDDGGSPRSDPGTPRSGPLTPHSEGEGSVKEAHSEDEKWDAQAKSDQSDDEEKPRHTDEEHGHSDEEAEEREHKSESAKGSDSEDDFVRQKHKRTAASDSDSDSDAGEEKGNKPAASDLFGEADDISSDSDAEKPPTPGQPMDNDDGMDNEQQEEEQVPETRIEVEIPKVNTDLGSDLYFVKLPNFLSVEPRPFDSQYYEDEFEDEEMLDEEGRTRLKLKVENTIRWRTRRDEEGNETRESNARIVKWSDGSMSLHLGNEVFDVYKAPLQGDHNHLFIRQGTGLQGQAVFKTKLTFRPHSTDSATHRKMTLSLADRCSKTQKIRILPMAGRDPESQRNEMIKKEEERLRASIRRESQQRRMREKQHQRGLSANYLEPDRYEEEEEGEESISLAAIKSKYKGGGGIREERARIYSSDSDEGSDDDKAQRLMKAKKLDSDDEGESSGKRKADDDEEMSTKKAKKYVISDEDEEDE